A single genomic interval of Camelina sativa cultivar DH55 chromosome 11, Cs, whole genome shotgun sequence harbors:
- the LOC104724303 gene encoding vesicle transport v-SNARE 11-like yields MSDAFDGYERQYCELSASLSKKCSSAIALDGEQKKQKLAEIKSGLDNAEVLIRKMDLEARSLPPNLKSSLLVKLREFKSDLNNFKTEVKRITTGTLNAAARDELLEAGMADTKTASADQRSRLMMSTERLGRTTDRVKDSRRTMMETEDIGVSILQDLHSQRQSLLRAHDTLHGVDDNIGKSKKILTGMTRRMNKNKWTIGGIIIALIAAIILILYFKLTK; encoded by the exons ATGAGTGATGCCTTTGATGGATACGAGCGGCAGTATTGTGAGCTCTCGGCGAGTCTTTCTAAGAAATGTTCCTCAGCTATTGCACTTGATGGAG AacagaagaagcagaagctCGCTGAAATCAAATCTGGGCTGGATAATGCGGAAGTATTG ATTAGGAAAATGGATCTTGAGGCAAGGAGCCTTCCACCAAATCTTAAGTCCAGCCTCCTTGTCAAATTAAGAGAATTCAAGTCTGATCTGAACAATTTCAAAACCGAAGTAAAGAGAATCACAACTGGAACCTTGAATGCTGCTGCCCGAGATGAGTTACTGGAAGCTGGTATGGCTGACACAAAAACG GCTTCGGCTGATCAAAGATCAAGATTGATGATGTCAACTGAGCGTTTGGGCCGAACCACTGACAGAGTCAAAGACAGTCGTAGAACAATGATGGAGACTGAAGATATCGGTGTTTCAATCCTCCAAGACTTGCACAGTCAGAGACAATCTCTCTTACGTGCCCACGACACG CTTCATGGAGTAGATGATAACATTGGAAAGAGCAAGAAGATCTTGACAGGCATGACAAGGAGGATGAACAAGAACAAATGGACCATTGGAGGCATTATCATAGCTTTGATTGCCGCCATTATCCTCATCTTGTACTTCAAACTCACCAAGTAA
- the LOC104724305 gene encoding uncharacterized protein LOC104724305 has translation MAVSSAVVYSWPAMLGSCRQVRSKRWGVKCQLSHIKPAKYSSKISTDIALNESPQASFDEYLEDKSRVFEAMFPDKPKNHRLNEEEWRIQMLPIKFFFLTAWPVVVMRIRCKSNGQDYPSGIPLDTTKVLELNMTTWELKGLDRGMEPTNFTLGVKGALYPDRRGRHTRLKGRLETSISFVLPSVLALVPEDVRRTMANAILTGLVENMKHKVIESLVADYSKFKYERKRHN, from the exons ATGGCGGTAAGCTCTGCCGTGGTGTATTCGTGGCCGGCGATGCTCGGAAGTTGCCGGCAGGTGAGATCAAAACGGTGGGGAGTGAAGTGTCAGTTGTCACATATAAAACCTGCCAAGTATTCATCTAAAATATCTACCGATATCGCTCTCAACGAGTCTCCTCAG GCGTCGTTCGATGAGTATTTGGAGGACAAATCGAGGGTTTTTGAAGCAATGTTTCCGGATAAACCCAAAAACCATAGGCTTAACGAG GAAGAATGGAGAATACAAATGTTGCCGATAAAATTTTTCTTCCTTACTGCTTGGCCAGTGGTGGTCATGCGAATAAGATGCAAATCGAACGGTCAGGATTACCCATCGGGCATACCTCTAGACACAACCAAAGTTCTTGAGCTCAACATG ACGACATGGGAGCTCAAAGGGCTAGACCGAGGAATGGAACCAACTAATTTCACTCTCGGAGTCAAAGGAGCATTGTACCCAGACCGACGTGGAAGGCACACAAGGCTCAAAGGTCGACTAGAAACGAGCATTAGTTTCGTTCTTCCTTCCGTTCTCGCACTGGTACCAGAAGATGTCAGGAGAACCATGGCCAACGCG ATTTTGACCGGTTTGGTGGAGAACATGAAGCATAAGGTTATTGAGAGCTTGGTCGCTGATTATAGCAAATTCAAATATGAAAGGAAAAGACACAACTAG
- the LOC104724306 gene encoding uncharacterized protein LOC104724306 isoform X2, which translates to MTAYSAVISSGMFRSYHRPMTVTTDVRSVIRSRVKCQMSSVKPATYSSRLSTDIPLHESPQALFDEYLENKSRVFEAMFPDKPRSQRLNEDEWRIQMLPINFLFLTVWPVVDMRLRCKSNGQDYPPNVPLDISKVLELNMMRWKLQGLDRVMEPSDFSLEVKGALYPDRRGKHTRLRGQLEMNISFVLPPVLELVPEDVRRNLANAVLTGLVENMKHKVNGSLLADYSKFKNERKLQK; encoded by the exons ATGACGGCGTACTCTGCGGTTATATCGTCGGGTATGTTCAGAAGTTACCACCGGCCGATGACGGTGACGACGGATGTGAGATCAGTTATAAGGTCGAGGGTGAAGTGCCAAATGTCATCCGTAAAACCCGCCACGTATTCATCGAGACTCTCCACAGATATTCCTCTCCACGAGTCTCCTCAG GCTTTGTTTGATGAGTATTTGGAAAATAAATCGAGAGTGTTCGAAGCAATGTTTCCAG ATAAACCAAGAAGCCAAAGACTTAACGAG GACGAATGGAGGATTCAGATGTTACCAATAAACTTCCTCTTCCTCACTGTGTGGCCTGTGGTGGATATGAGGTTAAGATGCAAATCCAACGGTCAAGATTATCCGCCAAACGTACCTTTAGATATATCCAAAGTTCTTGAGCTCAACATG atgaGATGGAAGCTTCAAGGGCTTGACCGAGTAATGGAACCGTCTGATTTCAGTTTGGAAGTCAAAGGAGCATTGTATCCTGACCGAAGAGGAAAACACACAAGGCTCAGAGGTCAGCTAGAGATGAATATAAGCTTTGTACTACCTCCTGTTCTCGAATTGGTACCCGAAGATGTTCGGAGAAACTTGGCCAATGCG GTTTTGACCGGTTTAGTGGAGAACATGAAGCATAAGGTTAATGGGAGCTTGCTTGCTGATTATAGCAAATTCAAGAATGAAAGAAAATTACAGAAGTAA
- the LOC104724306 gene encoding uncharacterized protein LOC104724306 isoform X1 produces MTAYSAVISSGMFRSYHRPMTVTTDVRSVIRSRVKCQMSSVKPATYSSRLSTDIPLHESPQALFDEYLENKSRVFEAMFPDKPRSQRLNEDEWRIQMLPINFLFLTVWPVVDMRLRCKSNGQDYPPNVPLDISKVLELNMMRWKLQGLDRVMEPSDFSLEVKGALYPDRRGKHTRLRGQLEMNISFVLPPVLELVPEDVRRNLANAVLTGLVENMKHKVNGSLLADYSKFKNERKLQK; encoded by the exons ATGACGGCGTACTCTGCGGTTATATCGTCGGGTATGTTCAGAAGTTACCACCGGCCGATGACGGTGACGACGGATGTGAGATCAGTTATAAGGTCGAGGGTGAAGTGCCAAATGTCATCCGTAAAACCCGCCACGTATTCATCGAGACTCTCCACAGATATTCCTCTCCACGAGTCTCCTCAG GCTTTGTTTGATGAGTATTTGGAAAATAAATCGAGAGTGTTCGAAGCAATGTTTCCAGATAAACCAAGAAGCCAAAGACTTAACGAG GACGAATGGAGGATTCAGATGTTACCAATAAACTTCCTCTTCCTCACTGTGTGGCCTGTGGTGGATATGAGGTTAAGATGCAAATCCAACGGTCAAGATTATCCGCCAAACGTACCTTTAGATATATCCAAAGTTCTTGAGCTCAACATG atgaGATGGAAGCTTCAAGGGCTTGACCGAGTAATGGAACCGTCTGATTTCAGTTTGGAAGTCAAAGGAGCATTGTATCCTGACCGAAGAGGAAAACACACAAGGCTCAGAGGTCAGCTAGAGATGAATATAAGCTTTGTACTACCTCCTGTTCTCGAATTGGTACCCGAAGATGTTCGGAGAAACTTGGCCAATGCG GTTTTGACCGGTTTAGTGGAGAACATGAAGCATAAGGTTAATGGGAGCTTGCTTGCTGATTATAGCAAATTCAAGAATGAAAGAAAATTACAGAAGTAA